One genomic window of Quercus lobata isolate SW786 chromosome 9, ValleyOak3.0 Primary Assembly, whole genome shotgun sequence includes the following:
- the LOC115958958 gene encoding germin-like protein subfamily 2 member 4: MVAKVLAYLILFAAISSTVTSDPDTLQDLCVAAPSSGVKVNGFACKEEANVTAADFFFDGLAKPGVVNSSVGSLVTAANVDKIPGLNTLGVSLSRIDYAPGGLNPPHTHPRATEIVFVLEGELDVGFITTANKLITKTIKKGDIYVFPKALVHYQKNNGDKAASVISAFNSQLPGTQSIAATLFTATPAVPDDVLTKAFQVGTKEIDKIKSKLAPKKS; this comes from the exons ATGGTGGCAAAAGTTCTTGCATATCTGATCCTCTTTGCTGCAATCTCTAGCACTGTCACATCCGATCCTGACACCCTTCAGGATCTCTGCGTCGCTGCTCCTTCTTCAG GGGTAAAGGTGAACGGGTTTGCATGCAAGGAAGAGGCAAATGTTACAGCAGCTGATTTCTTCTTTGACGGCCTAGCTAAGCCAGGAGTTGTTAATAGCTCAGTTGGATCACTTGTTACAGCGGCCAATGTGGACAAGATTCCAGGCCTTAACACACTAGGTGTTTCACTGTCCCGTATTGACTATGCACCTGGTGGCCTTAACCCACCTCACACTCACCCTCGCGCCACTGagattgtgtttgtgttagaGGGAGAATTGGATGTTGGGTTCATCACTACAGCAAACAAGCTCATCACCAAGACCATCAAGAAAGGTGACATCTATGTGTTCCCAAAAGCTCTTGTTCATTATCAGAAAAACAATGGTGACAAGGCTGCTTCTGTGATCTCTGCCTTTAATAGCCAATTGCCTGGCACTCAATCCATTGCTGCTACACTTTTTACGGCAACACCCGCCGTGCCAGACGACGTTTTAACTAAGGCCTTTCAGGTTGGTACCAAGGAGAttgacaaaatcaaatcaaagctTGCTCCCAAGAAGAGTTAG
- the LOC115958910 gene encoding protein COP1 SUPPRESSOR 2, with protein sequence MMQQQQKKKNFRKRSSIQEEEVEGEENPVKSDDEQERRMALEEVKFLQKQRERKSGIPAISSTSNNVTSQTTTSGGAVIGGLGFGLGFSKVGNNRNIVNDTNNKNDATDAEKEDLVLQDNFAQETAVMVEDPNMVKYVEQELAKKRGRTIESTDQVENELKRAEDELYKIPDHLKVKRRNSEESSTQWTTGIAEVQLPIEYKLRNIEETEAAKKLLQEKRLMGRPKSDLNLPSSYSADYFQRGKDYAEKLRREHPELYKDRSLPDDGAGSKQTETSTDAAGQRQAATDQFMLERFRKRERHRVMRR encoded by the exons ATGATGCAGCAgcagcaaaagaagaagaatttcaGGAAAAGAAGCAGTATtcaagaggaagaagtagaagGGGAGGAAAACCCAGTAAAATCCGATGACGAACAAGAAAGAAG AATGGCATTGGAGGAAGTGAAATTCCTGCAGAAACAGAGGGAAAGGAAATCAGGAATCCCTGCAATTTCTAGTACTAGTAATAATGTAACATCACAAACAACAACAAGCGGTGGCGCTGTCATTGGTGGTCTTGGGTTTGGACTTGGTTTTTCTAAAGTGGGTAACAATCGAAATATTGTTAACGacactaataataaaaatgacgCCACCGATGCCGAGAAGGAAGACCTCGTACTTCAAGACAACTTTGCTCAAGAAACTGCTGTCATGGTTGAGGATCCCAATAT gGTGAAGTATGTGGAACAAGAATTGGCCAAGAAGAGGGGCAGGACAATTGAATCCACGGATCAAGTTGAGAACGAATTAAAGCGTGCTGAAGATGAATTGTACAAAATTCCTGACCATCTTAAG GTGAAGAGGCGAAACTCAGAAGAGAGCTCTACTCAGTGGACCACTGGAATCGCTGAGGTTCAGCTTCCCATTGA ATACAAGTTGAGAAATATTGAGGAAACAGAGGCTGCCAAAAAGCTTCTGCAGGAGAAGAGGCTCATGGGTAGGCCAAAATCAGATCTTAACCTCCCCTCAAGCTACAGTGCTGATTATTTCCAACGTGGCAAGGATTATGCTGAAAAACTTAGAAGAG AACATCCTGAGCTGTACAAAGATAGAAGTTTACCAGATGATGGTGCTGGTTCCAAACAAACTGAAACTAGCACAGATGCAGCTGGACAAAGGCAAGCTGCAACAGATCAGTTCATGCTAGAGCGCTTCCGTAAACGAGAACGCCACCGTGTGATGCGGAGATAA